The Fibrobacter sp. DNA window ACGGCGATGCTCGTTACAGGCAGTTGCGCTTCTGCTGCAGGTAGAGGTCTGCGAGCACGAGCGCTGCCATACTCTCGACAATTACGGGGGCGCGGACGGCGACGCAAGGGTCGTGCCGGCCCTTGGCGGCGAGTTCGCCGTTTTCGCCATTCCTGCTGGCCGTCTTCTGCGACTGCGAAATCGTCGCCGTCGGCTTGAACGCGAGCCTGCATTCGATATCGGCGCCGTTGCTGATTCCGCCGACGCTTCCGCCCGCGTTGTTCGTGCGGGTGCGGAACTTGCCGTCTTCAAAATAAATTTCGTCGTTGTGTTCGCTGCCGTGCATTCTCGCTCCGGCAAAGCCGCTCCCGATCTCGAATCCCTTGCATGCCGGGATGCTGAGCATCGCCTGCGCGAGCAGCGCGTCGAGCCTGTCGAATACGGGTTCGCCGAGTGTGGCGGGAACGTTTTTCACGAGAAGCTTGACCGTCCCGCCGACGCTGTCTCCGTTCTTCTTCGCGTCGAGGATTTCGGCTTCCATCTTGGCGCTTGCCGCCGCGTCGGGGCAACGTACGGTCGAGGCTTCGATCGCCTCGTGCGTGAGTGCGTTCGTGTCGAGCGCCGGGCAGTCCACCT harbors:
- the aroC gene encoding chorismate synthase yields the protein MASTFGKIFSVTTWGESHGPAVGAVLDGCPAGLPLTEEDVQVLLDRRRPGQNKTTTARNEKDKVRILSGVFEGKTTGTPISFAVFNEDQHSGDYAEIAKWYRPGHADLCYDLKYGFRDYRGGGRSSARETIGRVCAGAVAMKLLAQVAGTEFLAWVDSVGQVDCPALDTNALTHEAIEASTVRCPDAAASAKMEAEILDAKKNGDSVGGTVKLLVKNVPATLGEPVFDRLDALLAQAMLSIPACKGFEIGSGFAGARMHGSEHNDEIYFEDGKFRTRTNNAGGSVGGISNGADIECRLAFKPTATISQSQKTASRNGENGELAAKGRHDPCVAVRAPVIVESMAALVLADLYLQQKRNCL